The proteins below are encoded in one region of Vespa velutina chromosome 11, iVesVel2.1, whole genome shotgun sequence:
- the LOC124952833 gene encoding endoplasmic reticulum transmembrane helix translocase isoform X1 has protein sequence MFGRSIIMATNKSQRLDDLVQTVTLHNPRKLLFNGYVLPFIVLQLVWIYSWIFVYGFNEYYEAGLIGIVAISVLQIFICLCCQWSVHVHTFLNCSSEKNPYIAKVAKVVPVPNNGSSELVKLNHADKQEPWFVFQKTKYYWEPNEKCFKSLQFPINQSIKHYAEWKGYIDEKEVTAAEEKCGKNKLDMFVPEFWELFKERAIAPFFVFQVFCVALWCLDKYWYYSIFTLIMLIMFECTLVQQQLRNMAEIRKMGNKPYMIMVYRNRRWRYMFTDQLVPGDIVSITRSQNDNLVPCDMLLLRGPCIVDESMLTGESVLQMKEPIDDIDGNRDLNIEGDDKLHVLFGGTKVVQHTPPSKNVSGLRAVDNGCVAYVLRTGFSTSQGKLLRTILFGVKRVTANNLETFGFILFLLIFAIGAAAYVWIKGSEDPTRNKYKLFLECTLILTSVVPPELPIELSLAVNTSLLALSKLGVFCTEPFRIPFAGKVEICCFDKTGTLTSDNLVVEGIAGIDGKTDVMPISDARLESVQVLATCHSLVQLDDGIVGDPLEKATLKAVNWSLTKSDSVIPKKGKSPVLKILQRHHFSSALKRMSVVAGYTSPGSSENHYIVTVKGAPETIKNMLSSIPDNYDSTYLSLSRRGARVLALGYRKLSTPISAQELREFTREDLEKNLLFAGFVIISCPLKPDSKAVIKEILNASHSVVMITGDNPLTACHVSRELHFTKKPVTLILTKNDDEWFWESVDRKTRISLSYKNVDSKGSEIWREHTLCITGEGLSYLNENNMNLLRKLLPHIVIFARCEPKQKEFIIVSLQSLGYTTLMCGDGTNDVGALKHAQVGVAILSSAPERASEKRENLSGGSSGNTNATVTNTPKSNGPRMNMKQQSNMQTKIQKILKDLKEQEQSVIIKLGDASIAAPFTSKMSSIQCICHVIKQGRCTLVTTLQMFKILALNALVLAYSQSVLYLDGIKFSDAQATLQGILLASCFLFISRSKPLKTLSKQRPLPNIFNLYTIATVLLQFAVHFFCLVFLVKEATLLSVRDDKLTATFATNADVNQNISIDSSNNNEDKPFEANLINSTVYIIAMALQISTFAINYRGQPFMESLAQNKSLLYSLLGSSAVVLSLACGILPDVASQLEIVDFPNDFRRVLVQILVADFVLAYIADRTCLWLFGEGKHNKL, from the exons ATGTTCGGCCGTAGCATAATCATGGCGACCAACAAATCACAACGACTGGACGATCTCGTACAAACTGTTACTCTACACAATCcgcgaaaattattattcaatggTTACGTCTTACCTTTCATAGTATTGCAATTAGTGTGGATTTATAGTTGGATATTTGTTTACGGTTTCAATGAGTATTACGAAGCAGGTCTGATTGGAATCGTTGCAATCAGTGTactacaaatttttatctgcTTGTGCTGTCAATGGTCTGTGCATGTGCATACCTTTTTAAATTGCAGTTCG gAAAAGAATCCATATATAGCAAAGGTAGCAAAGGTGGTGCCTGTTCCAAATAATGGAAGTTCAGAACTTGTCAAATTAAATCATGCAGACAAACAAGAACCATGGTTTGTATTtcaaaaaacgaaatattattgggagccaaatgaaaaatgttttaaaagtCTTCAATTtccaatcaatcaatcaattaaacATTATGCTGAATGGAAGGGATATATTGATGAGAAGGAAGTCACAGCTGCTGAGGAAAAATGTGGTAAAAATAA attggATATGTTTGTACCAGAGTTTTGGGAACTTTTTAAGGAAAGAGCAATAGCAccattctttgtttttcaagTATTTTGCGTGGCACTTTGGTGTCTTGATAAATATTGGTATTATAGTATTTTCACTcttattatgcttattatgTTTGAATGTACGCTTGTACAACAGCAACTCAGAAACATGGCTGAAATACGAAAAATGGGAAACAAACCATATATGATAATG GTTTATAGAAACAGAAGATGGCGTTATATGTTCACTGATCAATTAGTTCCCGGTGATATTGTTTCAATAACAAGATcacaaaatgataatttagTTCCATGcgatatgttattattaagagGCCCATGTATTGTGGATGAAAGTATGCTAACAG gtGAATCTGTTCTTCAAATGAAAGAACCAATAGATGATATAGATGGAAATAGAGATTTAAACATAGAAGGCGATGATAAACTTCATGTATTATTTGGAGGAACAAAAGTAGTACAACATACACCACCCAGTAAAAATGTGTCAGGTCTCAGAG CTGTTGATAATGGCTGTGTTGCTTATGTTTTGCGTACTGGATTTTCAACATCACAGGGTAAACTCTTAAGAACCATCTTATTTGGAGTTAAACGTGTTACAGCAAATAATCTTGAAACATTTGGattcattctatttcttctgATATTTGCAATTGGTGCTGCGGCTTATGTTTGGATCAAAG gcAGTGAGGATCCGACAAGAAATAAGTACAAGTTATTTTTAGAGTGTACACTTATTCTTACATCCGTTGTACCACCAGAATTACCCATTGAATTGTCATTGGCTGTAAACACTTCCTTGTTAGCTTTATCTAAATTAG gagTATTTTGTACAGAACCTTTTAGAATACCATTCGCAGGAAAAGTTGAAATTTGTTGTTTCGATAAAACTGGAACTTTGACTAGTGATAATCTTGTTGTCGAAGGGATAGCAGGGATTGA TGGTAAAACAGATGTTATGCCAATCTCAGATGCACGTTTAGAAAGTGTGCAAGTACTTGCAACATGCCATTCTCTTGTTCAGTTGGACGATGGAATAGTCGGAGATCCACTTGAGAAAGCTACACTGAAAGCTGTAAATTGGAGCCTCACTAAAA GTGATTCTGTAATACCAAAAAAAGGCAAATCACCTGTACTAAAGATTTTACAAAGACATCATTTCTCATCTGCATTAAAAAGAATGTCAGTTGTCGCAGGATATACATCACCAGGTTCATCTGAAAATCATTACATAGTTACAGTAAAAGGTGCACCTGAAACTATAAAGAATATG TTATCTTCTATTCCTGATAATTATGATTCAAcgtatttatctctttctcgtcgtGGTGCAAGAGTATTAGCTTTGGGTTATCGTAAGCTTTCAACTCCTATATCTGCCCAGGAATTGAGAGAATTTACTCGGgaagatttagaaaaaaatcttttatttgctGGATTTGTTATTATAAGTTGTCCGCTTAAACCAGACTCTAAGGCagttataaaagaaatccTCAACGCTTCTCATTCT GTAGTTATGATTACTGGAGATAATCCTTTGACAGCCTGTCACGTTAGTCGTGAAttacattttacaaaaaaacCGGTTACtctaattttaacaaaaaacgATGATGAATGGTTTTGGGAAAGTGTAGATCGAAAAACACGAATATCTTTAAgttataaaaatgttgattCAAAAGGCAGCGAAATTTGGAGAGAACATACGCTTTGTATAACTGGAGAG GGACTCTCgtatttgaatgaaaataatatgaatctTTTACGAAAGTTGTTACcacatattgtaatatttgcTCGATGTGAGCCAAAACAGAAAgagtttattattgtttctttacAATCATTGGGATATACAACATTGATGTGTGGTGATGGAACAAATGATGTAGGTGCATTAAAACATGCTCAAGTGG GTGTTGCAATTTTGTCTAGTGCACCTGAAAGAGCAtcagagaaacgagaaaatttaTCGGGTGGATCAAGTGGAAATACAAATGCAACTGTAACAAATACACCAAAAAGTAATGGACCCCGGATGAATATGAAACAACAATCTAATATGcaaacaaaaatacaaaaaatattgaaagaccTTAAAGAACAGGAACAATCTGTTATCATAAAACTTGGAGATGCATCTATTGCTGCACCATTTACAAGCAAAATGTCTTCTATTCAGTGTA tATGCCATGTAATTAAACAAGGACGATGTACGTTAGTTACAACATTGCAGATGTTTAAAATTCTAGCTTTGAATGCATTAGTACTGGCTTATAGTCAATCTGTTCTGTATTTGGATGGTATTAAATTCAGTGATGCTCAGGCGACTTTACAGGGTATTCTTTTAGCATCctgttttctatttatatctaGATCAAAACCACTGAAAACTCTATCTAAACAAAGACCACtgccaaatatttttaatctatacACTATTGCAACAGTCTTGCTGCAATTTGCTGTACATTTCTTTTGTCTTGTGTTTTTAGTAAAAGAAGCTACGCTTTTATCTGTAAg gGATGATAAATTAACAGCAACTTTTGCTACCAATGCAGAcgtaaatcaaaatatttctattgattcttctaataataatgaagataaaccATTTGAGGccaatttaattaatagcaCTGTTTATATAATAGCTATGGCACTTCAAATATCCACTTTTGCCATTAATTATCGG GGTCAACCATTTATGGAGAGTCTAGCacaaaataaatcattgttGTACAGTCTCTTGGGTAGTTCTGCTGTTGTTTTATCACTAGCTTGTGGAATATTACCAGACGTAGCTTCGCAATTGGAAATTGTTGATTTTCCAAATGAT TTTCGAAGAGTTTTGGTTCAAATACTTGTGGCAGACTTTGTGCTTGCATATATTGCTGACAGAACTTGTTTATGGCTCTTTGGAGAGGGAAAACATAATAAACTGTGA
- the LOC124952833 gene encoding endoplasmic reticulum transmembrane helix translocase isoform X2: MFGRSIIMATNKSQRLDDLVQTVTLHNPRKLLFNGYVLPFIVLQLVWIYSWIFVYGFNEYYEAGLIGIVAISVLQIFICLCCQWSVHVHTFLNCSSEKNPYIAKVAKVVPVPNNGSSELVKLNHADKQEPWFVFQKTKYYWEPNEKCFKSLQFPINQSIKHYAEWKGYIDEKEVTAAEEKCGKNKLDMFVPEFWELFKERAIAPFFVFQVFCVALWCLDKYWYYSIFTLIMLIMFECTLVQQQLRNMAEIRKMGNKPYMIMVYRNRRWRYMFTDQLVPGDIVSITRSQNDNLVPCDMLLLRGPCIVDESMLTGESVLQMKEPIDDIDGNRDLNIEGDDKLHVLFGGTKVVQHTPPSKNVSGLRAVDNGCVAYVLRTGFSTSQGKLLRTILFGVKRVTANNLETFGFILFLLIFAIGAAAYVWIKGSEDPTRNKYKLFLECTLILTSVVPPELPIELSLAVNTSLLALSKLGVFCTEPFRIPFAGKVEICCFDKTGTLTSDNLVVEGIAGIDGKTDVMPISDARLESVQVLATCHSLVQLDDGIVGDPLEKATLKAVNWSLTKSDSVIPKKGKSPVLKILQRHHFSSALKRMSVVAGYTSPGSSENHYIVTVKGAPETIKNMLSSIPDNYDSTYLSLSRRGARVLALGYRKLSTPISAQELREFTREDLEKNLLFAGFVIISCPLKPDSKAVIKEILNASHSVVMITGDNPLTACHVSRELHFTKKPVTLILTKNDDEWFWESVDRKTRISLSYKNVDSKGSEIWREHTLCITGEGLSYLNENNMNLLRKLLPHIVIFARCEPKQKEFIIVSLQSLGYTTLMCGDGTNDVGALKHAQVGVAILSSAPERASEKRENLSGGSSGNTNATVTNTPKSNGPRMNMKQQSNMQTKIQKILKDLKEQEQSVIIKLGDASIAAPFTSKMSSIQCICHVIKQGRCTLVTTLQMFKILALNALVLAYSQSVLYLDGIKFSDAQATLQVKEATLLSVRDDKLTATFATNADVNQNISIDSSNNNEDKPFEANLINSTVYIIAMALQISTFAINYRGQPFMESLAQNKSLLYSLLGSSAVVLSLACGILPDVASQLEIVDFPNDFRRVLVQILVADFVLAYIADRTCLWLFGEGKHNKL; encoded by the exons ATGTTCGGCCGTAGCATAATCATGGCGACCAACAAATCACAACGACTGGACGATCTCGTACAAACTGTTACTCTACACAATCcgcgaaaattattattcaatggTTACGTCTTACCTTTCATAGTATTGCAATTAGTGTGGATTTATAGTTGGATATTTGTTTACGGTTTCAATGAGTATTACGAAGCAGGTCTGATTGGAATCGTTGCAATCAGTGTactacaaatttttatctgcTTGTGCTGTCAATGGTCTGTGCATGTGCATACCTTTTTAAATTGCAGTTCG gAAAAGAATCCATATATAGCAAAGGTAGCAAAGGTGGTGCCTGTTCCAAATAATGGAAGTTCAGAACTTGTCAAATTAAATCATGCAGACAAACAAGAACCATGGTTTGTATTtcaaaaaacgaaatattattgggagccaaatgaaaaatgttttaaaagtCTTCAATTtccaatcaatcaatcaattaaacATTATGCTGAATGGAAGGGATATATTGATGAGAAGGAAGTCACAGCTGCTGAGGAAAAATGTGGTAAAAATAA attggATATGTTTGTACCAGAGTTTTGGGAACTTTTTAAGGAAAGAGCAATAGCAccattctttgtttttcaagTATTTTGCGTGGCACTTTGGTGTCTTGATAAATATTGGTATTATAGTATTTTCACTcttattatgcttattatgTTTGAATGTACGCTTGTACAACAGCAACTCAGAAACATGGCTGAAATACGAAAAATGGGAAACAAACCATATATGATAATG GTTTATAGAAACAGAAGATGGCGTTATATGTTCACTGATCAATTAGTTCCCGGTGATATTGTTTCAATAACAAGATcacaaaatgataatttagTTCCATGcgatatgttattattaagagGCCCATGTATTGTGGATGAAAGTATGCTAACAG gtGAATCTGTTCTTCAAATGAAAGAACCAATAGATGATATAGATGGAAATAGAGATTTAAACATAGAAGGCGATGATAAACTTCATGTATTATTTGGAGGAACAAAAGTAGTACAACATACACCACCCAGTAAAAATGTGTCAGGTCTCAGAG CTGTTGATAATGGCTGTGTTGCTTATGTTTTGCGTACTGGATTTTCAACATCACAGGGTAAACTCTTAAGAACCATCTTATTTGGAGTTAAACGTGTTACAGCAAATAATCTTGAAACATTTGGattcattctatttcttctgATATTTGCAATTGGTGCTGCGGCTTATGTTTGGATCAAAG gcAGTGAGGATCCGACAAGAAATAAGTACAAGTTATTTTTAGAGTGTACACTTATTCTTACATCCGTTGTACCACCAGAATTACCCATTGAATTGTCATTGGCTGTAAACACTTCCTTGTTAGCTTTATCTAAATTAG gagTATTTTGTACAGAACCTTTTAGAATACCATTCGCAGGAAAAGTTGAAATTTGTTGTTTCGATAAAACTGGAACTTTGACTAGTGATAATCTTGTTGTCGAAGGGATAGCAGGGATTGA TGGTAAAACAGATGTTATGCCAATCTCAGATGCACGTTTAGAAAGTGTGCAAGTACTTGCAACATGCCATTCTCTTGTTCAGTTGGACGATGGAATAGTCGGAGATCCACTTGAGAAAGCTACACTGAAAGCTGTAAATTGGAGCCTCACTAAAA GTGATTCTGTAATACCAAAAAAAGGCAAATCACCTGTACTAAAGATTTTACAAAGACATCATTTCTCATCTGCATTAAAAAGAATGTCAGTTGTCGCAGGATATACATCACCAGGTTCATCTGAAAATCATTACATAGTTACAGTAAAAGGTGCACCTGAAACTATAAAGAATATG TTATCTTCTATTCCTGATAATTATGATTCAAcgtatttatctctttctcgtcgtGGTGCAAGAGTATTAGCTTTGGGTTATCGTAAGCTTTCAACTCCTATATCTGCCCAGGAATTGAGAGAATTTACTCGGgaagatttagaaaaaaatcttttatttgctGGATTTGTTATTATAAGTTGTCCGCTTAAACCAGACTCTAAGGCagttataaaagaaatccTCAACGCTTCTCATTCT GTAGTTATGATTACTGGAGATAATCCTTTGACAGCCTGTCACGTTAGTCGTGAAttacattttacaaaaaaacCGGTTACtctaattttaacaaaaaacgATGATGAATGGTTTTGGGAAAGTGTAGATCGAAAAACACGAATATCTTTAAgttataaaaatgttgattCAAAAGGCAGCGAAATTTGGAGAGAACATACGCTTTGTATAACTGGAGAG GGACTCTCgtatttgaatgaaaataatatgaatctTTTACGAAAGTTGTTACcacatattgtaatatttgcTCGATGTGAGCCAAAACAGAAAgagtttattattgtttctttacAATCATTGGGATATACAACATTGATGTGTGGTGATGGAACAAATGATGTAGGTGCATTAAAACATGCTCAAGTGG GTGTTGCAATTTTGTCTAGTGCACCTGAAAGAGCAtcagagaaacgagaaaatttaTCGGGTGGATCAAGTGGAAATACAAATGCAACTGTAACAAATACACCAAAAAGTAATGGACCCCGGATGAATATGAAACAACAATCTAATATGcaaacaaaaatacaaaaaatattgaaagaccTTAAAGAACAGGAACAATCTGTTATCATAAAACTTGGAGATGCATCTATTGCTGCACCATTTACAAGCAAAATGTCTTCTATTCAGTGTA tATGCCATGTAATTAAACAAGGACGATGTACGTTAGTTACAACATTGCAGATGTTTAAAATTCTAGCTTTGAATGCATTAGTACTGGCTTATAGTCAATCTGTTCTGTATTTGGATGGTATTAAATTCAGTGATGCTCAGGCGACTTTACAGG TAAAAGAAGCTACGCTTTTATCTGTAAg gGATGATAAATTAACAGCAACTTTTGCTACCAATGCAGAcgtaaatcaaaatatttctattgattcttctaataataatgaagataaaccATTTGAGGccaatttaattaatagcaCTGTTTATATAATAGCTATGGCACTTCAAATATCCACTTTTGCCATTAATTATCGG GGTCAACCATTTATGGAGAGTCTAGCacaaaataaatcattgttGTACAGTCTCTTGGGTAGTTCTGCTGTTGTTTTATCACTAGCTTGTGGAATATTACCAGACGTAGCTTCGCAATTGGAAATTGTTGATTTTCCAAATGAT TTTCGAAGAGTTTTGGTTCAAATACTTGTGGCAGACTTTGTGCTTGCATATATTGCTGACAGAACTTGTTTATGGCTCTTTGGAGAGGGAAAACATAATAAACTGTGA
- the LOC124952833 gene encoding endoplasmic reticulum transmembrane helix translocase isoform X3 has product MFVPEFWELFKERAIAPFFVFQVFCVALWCLDKYWYYSIFTLIMLIMFECTLVQQQLRNMAEIRKMGNKPYMIMVYRNRRWRYMFTDQLVPGDIVSITRSQNDNLVPCDMLLLRGPCIVDESMLTGESVLQMKEPIDDIDGNRDLNIEGDDKLHVLFGGTKVVQHTPPSKNVSGLRAVDNGCVAYVLRTGFSTSQGKLLRTILFGVKRVTANNLETFGFILFLLIFAIGAAAYVWIKGSEDPTRNKYKLFLECTLILTSVVPPELPIELSLAVNTSLLALSKLGVFCTEPFRIPFAGKVEICCFDKTGTLTSDNLVVEGIAGIDGKTDVMPISDARLESVQVLATCHSLVQLDDGIVGDPLEKATLKAVNWSLTKSDSVIPKKGKSPVLKILQRHHFSSALKRMSVVAGYTSPGSSENHYIVTVKGAPETIKNMLSSIPDNYDSTYLSLSRRGARVLALGYRKLSTPISAQELREFTREDLEKNLLFAGFVIISCPLKPDSKAVIKEILNASHSVVMITGDNPLTACHVSRELHFTKKPVTLILTKNDDEWFWESVDRKTRISLSYKNVDSKGSEIWREHTLCITGEGLSYLNENNMNLLRKLLPHIVIFARCEPKQKEFIIVSLQSLGYTTLMCGDGTNDVGALKHAQVGVAILSSAPERASEKRENLSGGSSGNTNATVTNTPKSNGPRMNMKQQSNMQTKIQKILKDLKEQEQSVIIKLGDASIAAPFTSKMSSIQCICHVIKQGRCTLVTTLQMFKILALNALVLAYSQSVLYLDGIKFSDAQATLQGILLASCFLFISRSKPLKTLSKQRPLPNIFNLYTIATVLLQFAVHFFCLVFLVKEATLLSVRDDKLTATFATNADVNQNISIDSSNNNEDKPFEANLINSTVYIIAMALQISTFAINYRGQPFMESLAQNKSLLYSLLGSSAVVLSLACGILPDVASQLEIVDFPNDFRRVLVQILVADFVLAYIADRTCLWLFGEGKHNKL; this is encoded by the exons ATGTTTGTACCAGAGTTTTGGGAACTTTTTAAGGAAAGAGCAATAGCAccattctttgtttttcaagTATTTTGCGTGGCACTTTGGTGTCTTGATAAATATTGGTATTATAGTATTTTCACTcttattatgcttattatgTTTGAATGTACGCTTGTACAACAGCAACTCAGAAACATGGCTGAAATACGAAAAATGGGAAACAAACCATATATGATAATG GTTTATAGAAACAGAAGATGGCGTTATATGTTCACTGATCAATTAGTTCCCGGTGATATTGTTTCAATAACAAGATcacaaaatgataatttagTTCCATGcgatatgttattattaagagGCCCATGTATTGTGGATGAAAGTATGCTAACAG gtGAATCTGTTCTTCAAATGAAAGAACCAATAGATGATATAGATGGAAATAGAGATTTAAACATAGAAGGCGATGATAAACTTCATGTATTATTTGGAGGAACAAAAGTAGTACAACATACACCACCCAGTAAAAATGTGTCAGGTCTCAGAG CTGTTGATAATGGCTGTGTTGCTTATGTTTTGCGTACTGGATTTTCAACATCACAGGGTAAACTCTTAAGAACCATCTTATTTGGAGTTAAACGTGTTACAGCAAATAATCTTGAAACATTTGGattcattctatttcttctgATATTTGCAATTGGTGCTGCGGCTTATGTTTGGATCAAAG gcAGTGAGGATCCGACAAGAAATAAGTACAAGTTATTTTTAGAGTGTACACTTATTCTTACATCCGTTGTACCACCAGAATTACCCATTGAATTGTCATTGGCTGTAAACACTTCCTTGTTAGCTTTATCTAAATTAG gagTATTTTGTACAGAACCTTTTAGAATACCATTCGCAGGAAAAGTTGAAATTTGTTGTTTCGATAAAACTGGAACTTTGACTAGTGATAATCTTGTTGTCGAAGGGATAGCAGGGATTGA TGGTAAAACAGATGTTATGCCAATCTCAGATGCACGTTTAGAAAGTGTGCAAGTACTTGCAACATGCCATTCTCTTGTTCAGTTGGACGATGGAATAGTCGGAGATCCACTTGAGAAAGCTACACTGAAAGCTGTAAATTGGAGCCTCACTAAAA GTGATTCTGTAATACCAAAAAAAGGCAAATCACCTGTACTAAAGATTTTACAAAGACATCATTTCTCATCTGCATTAAAAAGAATGTCAGTTGTCGCAGGATATACATCACCAGGTTCATCTGAAAATCATTACATAGTTACAGTAAAAGGTGCACCTGAAACTATAAAGAATATG TTATCTTCTATTCCTGATAATTATGATTCAAcgtatttatctctttctcgtcgtGGTGCAAGAGTATTAGCTTTGGGTTATCGTAAGCTTTCAACTCCTATATCTGCCCAGGAATTGAGAGAATTTACTCGGgaagatttagaaaaaaatcttttatttgctGGATTTGTTATTATAAGTTGTCCGCTTAAACCAGACTCTAAGGCagttataaaagaaatccTCAACGCTTCTCATTCT GTAGTTATGATTACTGGAGATAATCCTTTGACAGCCTGTCACGTTAGTCGTGAAttacattttacaaaaaaacCGGTTACtctaattttaacaaaaaacgATGATGAATGGTTTTGGGAAAGTGTAGATCGAAAAACACGAATATCTTTAAgttataaaaatgttgattCAAAAGGCAGCGAAATTTGGAGAGAACATACGCTTTGTATAACTGGAGAG GGACTCTCgtatttgaatgaaaataatatgaatctTTTACGAAAGTTGTTACcacatattgtaatatttgcTCGATGTGAGCCAAAACAGAAAgagtttattattgtttctttacAATCATTGGGATATACAACATTGATGTGTGGTGATGGAACAAATGATGTAGGTGCATTAAAACATGCTCAAGTGG GTGTTGCAATTTTGTCTAGTGCACCTGAAAGAGCAtcagagaaacgagaaaatttaTCGGGTGGATCAAGTGGAAATACAAATGCAACTGTAACAAATACACCAAAAAGTAATGGACCCCGGATGAATATGAAACAACAATCTAATATGcaaacaaaaatacaaaaaatattgaaagaccTTAAAGAACAGGAACAATCTGTTATCATAAAACTTGGAGATGCATCTATTGCTGCACCATTTACAAGCAAAATGTCTTCTATTCAGTGTA tATGCCATGTAATTAAACAAGGACGATGTACGTTAGTTACAACATTGCAGATGTTTAAAATTCTAGCTTTGAATGCATTAGTACTGGCTTATAGTCAATCTGTTCTGTATTTGGATGGTATTAAATTCAGTGATGCTCAGGCGACTTTACAGGGTATTCTTTTAGCATCctgttttctatttatatctaGATCAAAACCACTGAAAACTCTATCTAAACAAAGACCACtgccaaatatttttaatctatacACTATTGCAACAGTCTTGCTGCAATTTGCTGTACATTTCTTTTGTCTTGTGTTTTTAGTAAAAGAAGCTACGCTTTTATCTGTAAg gGATGATAAATTAACAGCAACTTTTGCTACCAATGCAGAcgtaaatcaaaatatttctattgattcttctaataataatgaagataaaccATTTGAGGccaatttaattaatagcaCTGTTTATATAATAGCTATGGCACTTCAAATATCCACTTTTGCCATTAATTATCGG GGTCAACCATTTATGGAGAGTCTAGCacaaaataaatcattgttGTACAGTCTCTTGGGTAGTTCTGCTGTTGTTTTATCACTAGCTTGTGGAATATTACCAGACGTAGCTTCGCAATTGGAAATTGTTGATTTTCCAAATGAT TTTCGAAGAGTTTTGGTTCAAATACTTGTGGCAGACTTTGTGCTTGCATATATTGCTGACAGAACTTGTTTATGGCTCTTTGGAGAGGGAAAACATAATAAACTGTGA